In a single window of the Pongo abelii isolate AG06213 chromosome 1, NHGRI_mPonAbe1-v2.0_pri, whole genome shotgun sequence genome:
- the TOR1AIP1 gene encoding torsin-1A-interacting protein 1 isoform X3, with protein sequence MAGEGRRAEAVREGWGVYVTPRAPIREGRGRLAPQNGGSSDAPAYRTSLSRQGRREVRFSDEPPEVYGDFEPLVDKERSPVGKRTRLEEFRSDSAKEEVRESAYYLRSRQRRQPRPQEAEEMKTRRTTRLQQQHSQQPPLQPSPVMTRRGLRDSHSSEEDEPSSPTDLSQTISKKTVRSIQEAPAESEDLVISLRRPPLRYPRSEATSVQQKVNFSEEGETEDDQDSSHSSVTTVKSRSRDSDESGDKTTRSSSQYIESFWQSSQSQNFTAHDKQPSVLSSGYQKTPQEWAPQTARMRTRMQTSSPGKSSIYGSFSDDDSILKSELGNQSPSTSSQQVTGQPQNASFVKRNWWWLLPLIAALASGSFWFFSTPEVETTAVQEFQNQMNQLKNKYQGQDEKLWKRSQTFLEKHLNSSHPRSQPAILLLTAARDAEEALRCLSEQIADAYSSFHSVRAIRIDGTDKATQDSDTVKLEVDQELSNGFKNGQNAAVVHRFESFPAGSTLIFYKYCDHENAAFKDVALVLTVLLEEETLGTSLGLKEVEEKVRDFLKVKFTNSNTPNSYNHMDPDKLNGLWSRISHLVLPVQPENALKRGICL encoded by the exons ATGGCGGGCGAGGGACGGCGGGCGGAGGCGGTGCGGGAAGGATGGGGTGTGTACGTCACCCCCAGGGCCCCCATCCGAGAGGGAAGGGGCCGGCTCGCCCCTCAAAATGGCGGCAGCAGCGATGCGCCTGCGTACAGAACTTCTCTGTCGCGCCAGGGCCGGCGGGAAGTGAGGTTCTCGGACGAGCCGCCAGAAGTGTACGGCGACTTCGAGCCCCTGGTGGACAAAGAAAGGTCCCCGGTGGGAAAACGAACCCGGCTAGAAGAGTTCCGGTCCGATTCTGCGAAAGAGGAAGTGAGAGAAAGCGCGTACTACCTTCGGTCTAGGCAGCGGAGGCAGCCGCGACCCCAGGAAGCCGAGGAGATGAAGACGCGAAGGACTACCCGCCTTCAGCAGCAGCACTCACAGCAGCCTCCGCTACAGCCGTCTCCCGTTATGACCAGGAGAGGGCTGCGGGACTCTCATTCCTCTGAAG AGGATGAACCATCTTCCCCAACTGATTTAAGCCAAACGATCTCAAAGAAAACTGTCAGGAGCATACAAGAGGCTCCAG CAGAGAGTGAAGATCTTGTAATCAGCTTACGTCGACCCCCTCTAAGATACCCAAGATCTG AAGCCACCAGTGTCCAACAGAAGGTCAATTTCTCTGAAGAAG GAGAAACTGAAGATGATCAAGACAGCTCTCACAGCAGTGTCACTACTGTTAAGTCCAGATCCAGGGATTCTGATGAATCTGGAG ataaaacCACCAGATCATCTAGTCAATATATAGAATCATTTTGGCAGTCATCACAAA GTCAAAACTTCACAGCTCATGATAAGCAACCTTCAGTGCTGA GCTCAGGATATCAAAAAACTCCCCAGGAATGGGCCCCACAAACTGCAAGAATGAGGACCAGGATGCAAA catcttcaccaggcaAGAGTTCAATATATGGCAGTTTTTCAGATg ATGACAGCATTCTGAAATCAGAGCTTGGAAACCAGTCACCATCAACCTCCAGCCAAC aggTGACTGGACAACCCCAAAATGCATCTTTTGTCAAGAGGAACTGGTGGTGGCTACTTCCTCTGATAGCTGCTCTTGCCTCTGGGAGTTTTTGGTTCTTTAGTACTCCTGAGGTAGAAACCACTGCTGTTCAAGAGTTCCAGAACCAGATGAATCAACTTAAGAATAAGTACCAAGGTCAAGATGAGAAGCTGTGGAAAAGGAGCCAAACATTCCTGGAAAAACATCTTAATAGCTCCCATCCTCGGTCTCAGCCTGCTATCTTACTGCTCACTGCTGCCCGAGATGCTGAAGAAGCACTTAGGTGTCTGAGTGAACAAATTGCTGATGCCTATTCTTCTTTTCATAGTGTCCGTGCCATCCGGATTGATGGGACAGATAAAGCTACTCAAGACAGTGATACTGTCAAACTAGAGGTAGACCAAGAACTGAGCAATGGATTTAAGAATGGCCAGAATGCAGCTGTGGTACACCGCTTTGAGTCATTTCCCGCAGGCTCTACTTTGATCTTCTACAAATATTGTGACCATGAAAACGCAGCCTTCAAAGATGTAGCCTTAGTCCTGACTGTCTTATTGGAGGAAGAGACACTTGGAACAAGTCTAGGCCTAAAGGAAGTTGAAGAAAAAGTAAGAGATTTTCTTAAAGTCAAGTTCACCAATTCTAACACACCCAACTCCTACAATCATATGGACCCAGACAAACTGAATGGCCTCTGGAGCCGTATTTCTCACTTAGTTCTGCCTGTGCAACCTGAAAATGCCCTGAAAAGGGGCATCTGCTTATAA
- the TOR1AIP1 gene encoding torsin-1A-interacting protein 1 isoform X1, which yields MAGEGRRAEAVREGWGVYVTPRAPIREGRGRLAPQNGGSSDAPAYRTSLSRQGRREVRFSDEPPEVYGDFEPLVDKERSPVGKRTRLEEFRSDSAKEEVRESAYYLRSRQRRQPRPQEAEEMKTRRTTRLQQQHSQQPPLQPSPVMTRRGLRDSHSSEEDEPSSPTDLSQTISKKTVRSIQEAPAESEDLVISLRRPPLRYPRSEMGFCHVTQADLKRLEATSVQQKVNFSEEGETEDDQDSSHSSVTTVKSRSRDSDESGDKTTRSSSQYIESFWQSSQSQNFTAHDKQPSVLSSGYQKTPQEWAPQTARMRTRMQTSSPGKSSIYGSFSDDDSILKSELGNQSPSTSSQQVTGQPQNASFVKRNWWWLLPLIAALASGSFWFFSTPEVETTAVQEFQNQMNQLKNKYQGQDEKLWKRSQTFLEKHLNSSHPRSQPAILLLTAARDAEEALRCLSEQIADAYSSFHSVRAIRIDGTDKATQDSDTVKLEVDQELSNGFKNGQNAAVVHRFESFPAGSTLIFYKYCDHENAAFKDVALVLTVLLEEETLGTSLGLKEVEEKVRDFLKVKFTNSNTPNSYNHMDPDKLNGLWSRISHLVLPVQPENALKRGICL from the exons ATGGCGGGCGAGGGACGGCGGGCGGAGGCGGTGCGGGAAGGATGGGGTGTGTACGTCACCCCCAGGGCCCCCATCCGAGAGGGAAGGGGCCGGCTCGCCCCTCAAAATGGCGGCAGCAGCGATGCGCCTGCGTACAGAACTTCTCTGTCGCGCCAGGGCCGGCGGGAAGTGAGGTTCTCGGACGAGCCGCCAGAAGTGTACGGCGACTTCGAGCCCCTGGTGGACAAAGAAAGGTCCCCGGTGGGAAAACGAACCCGGCTAGAAGAGTTCCGGTCCGATTCTGCGAAAGAGGAAGTGAGAGAAAGCGCGTACTACCTTCGGTCTAGGCAGCGGAGGCAGCCGCGACCCCAGGAAGCCGAGGAGATGAAGACGCGAAGGACTACCCGCCTTCAGCAGCAGCACTCACAGCAGCCTCCGCTACAGCCGTCTCCCGTTATGACCAGGAGAGGGCTGCGGGACTCTCATTCCTCTGAAG AGGATGAACCATCTTCCCCAACTGATTTAAGCCAAACGATCTCAAAGAAAACTGTCAGGAGCATACAAGAGGCTCCAG CAGAGAGTGAAGATCTTGTAATCAGCTTACGTCGACCCCCTCTAAGATACCCAAGATCTG agatgggattttgccatgttacccaggctgatctcaaacgcTTGG AAGCCACCAGTGTCCAACAGAAGGTCAATTTCTCTGAAGAAG GAGAAACTGAAGATGATCAAGACAGCTCTCACAGCAGTGTCACTACTGTTAAGTCCAGATCCAGGGATTCTGATGAATCTGGAG ataaaacCACCAGATCATCTAGTCAATATATAGAATCATTTTGGCAGTCATCACAAA GTCAAAACTTCACAGCTCATGATAAGCAACCTTCAGTGCTGA GCTCAGGATATCAAAAAACTCCCCAGGAATGGGCCCCACAAACTGCAAGAATGAGGACCAGGATGCAAA catcttcaccaggcaAGAGTTCAATATATGGCAGTTTTTCAGATg ATGACAGCATTCTGAAATCAGAGCTTGGAAACCAGTCACCATCAACCTCCAGCCAAC aggTGACTGGACAACCCCAAAATGCATCTTTTGTCAAGAGGAACTGGTGGTGGCTACTTCCTCTGATAGCTGCTCTTGCCTCTGGGAGTTTTTGGTTCTTTAGTACTCCTGAGGTAGAAACCACTGCTGTTCAAGAGTTCCAGAACCAGATGAATCAACTTAAGAATAAGTACCAAGGTCAAGATGAGAAGCTGTGGAAAAGGAGCCAAACATTCCTGGAAAAACATCTTAATAGCTCCCATCCTCGGTCTCAGCCTGCTATCTTACTGCTCACTGCTGCCCGAGATGCTGAAGAAGCACTTAGGTGTCTGAGTGAACAAATTGCTGATGCCTATTCTTCTTTTCATAGTGTCCGTGCCATCCGGATTGATGGGACAGATAAAGCTACTCAAGACAGTGATACTGTCAAACTAGAGGTAGACCAAGAACTGAGCAATGGATTTAAGAATGGCCAGAATGCAGCTGTGGTACACCGCTTTGAGTCATTTCCCGCAGGCTCTACTTTGATCTTCTACAAATATTGTGACCATGAAAACGCAGCCTTCAAAGATGTAGCCTTAGTCCTGACTGTCTTATTGGAGGAAGAGACACTTGGAACAAGTCTAGGCCTAAAGGAAGTTGAAGAAAAAGTAAGAGATTTTCTTAAAGTCAAGTTCACCAATTCTAACACACCCAACTCCTACAATCATATGGACCCAGACAAACTGAATGGCCTCTGGAGCCGTATTTCTCACTTAGTTCTGCCTGTGCAACCTGAAAATGCCCTGAAAAGGGGCATCTGCTTATAA
- the TOR1AIP1 gene encoding torsin-1A-interacting protein 1 isoform X10: MAGEGRRAEAVREGWGVYVTPRAPIREGRGRLAPQNGGSSDAPAYRTSLSRQGRREVRFSDEPPEVYGDFEPLVDKERSPVGKRTRLEEFRSDSAKEEVRESAYYLRSRQRRQPRPQEAEEMKTRRTTRLQQQHSQQPPLQPSPVMTRRGLRDSHSSEEDEPSSPTDLSQTISKKTVRSIQEAPAESEDLVISLRRPPLRYPRSEATSVQQKVNFSEEDKTTRSSSQYIESFWQSSQSQNFTAHDKQPSVLSSGYQKTPQEWAPQTARMRTRMQTSSPGKSSIYGSFSDDDSILKSELGNQSPSTSSQQVTGQPQNASFVKRNWWWLLPLIAALASGSFWFFSTPEVETTAVQEFQNQMNQLKNKYQGQDEKLWKRSQTFLEKHLNSSHPRSQPAILLLTAARDAEEALRCLSEQIADAYSSFHSVRAIRIDGTDKATQDSDTVKLEVDQELSNGFKNGQNAAVVHRFESFPAGSTLIFYKYCDHENAAFKDVALVLTVLLEEETLGTSLGLKEVEEKVRDFLKVKFTNSNTPNSYNHMDPDKLNGLWSRISHLVLPVQPENALKRGICL; encoded by the exons ATGGCGGGCGAGGGACGGCGGGCGGAGGCGGTGCGGGAAGGATGGGGTGTGTACGTCACCCCCAGGGCCCCCATCCGAGAGGGAAGGGGCCGGCTCGCCCCTCAAAATGGCGGCAGCAGCGATGCGCCTGCGTACAGAACTTCTCTGTCGCGCCAGGGCCGGCGGGAAGTGAGGTTCTCGGACGAGCCGCCAGAAGTGTACGGCGACTTCGAGCCCCTGGTGGACAAAGAAAGGTCCCCGGTGGGAAAACGAACCCGGCTAGAAGAGTTCCGGTCCGATTCTGCGAAAGAGGAAGTGAGAGAAAGCGCGTACTACCTTCGGTCTAGGCAGCGGAGGCAGCCGCGACCCCAGGAAGCCGAGGAGATGAAGACGCGAAGGACTACCCGCCTTCAGCAGCAGCACTCACAGCAGCCTCCGCTACAGCCGTCTCCCGTTATGACCAGGAGAGGGCTGCGGGACTCTCATTCCTCTGAAG AGGATGAACCATCTTCCCCAACTGATTTAAGCCAAACGATCTCAAAGAAAACTGTCAGGAGCATACAAGAGGCTCCAG CAGAGAGTGAAGATCTTGTAATCAGCTTACGTCGACCCCCTCTAAGATACCCAAGATCTG AAGCCACCAGTGTCCAACAGAAGGTCAATTTCTCTGAAGAAG ataaaacCACCAGATCATCTAGTCAATATATAGAATCATTTTGGCAGTCATCACAAA GTCAAAACTTCACAGCTCATGATAAGCAACCTTCAGTGCTGA GCTCAGGATATCAAAAAACTCCCCAGGAATGGGCCCCACAAACTGCAAGAATGAGGACCAGGATGCAAA catcttcaccaggcaAGAGTTCAATATATGGCAGTTTTTCAGATg ATGACAGCATTCTGAAATCAGAGCTTGGAAACCAGTCACCATCAACCTCCAGCCAAC aggTGACTGGACAACCCCAAAATGCATCTTTTGTCAAGAGGAACTGGTGGTGGCTACTTCCTCTGATAGCTGCTCTTGCCTCTGGGAGTTTTTGGTTCTTTAGTACTCCTGAGGTAGAAACCACTGCTGTTCAAGAGTTCCAGAACCAGATGAATCAACTTAAGAATAAGTACCAAGGTCAAGATGAGAAGCTGTGGAAAAGGAGCCAAACATTCCTGGAAAAACATCTTAATAGCTCCCATCCTCGGTCTCAGCCTGCTATCTTACTGCTCACTGCTGCCCGAGATGCTGAAGAAGCACTTAGGTGTCTGAGTGAACAAATTGCTGATGCCTATTCTTCTTTTCATAGTGTCCGTGCCATCCGGATTGATGGGACAGATAAAGCTACTCAAGACAGTGATACTGTCAAACTAGAGGTAGACCAAGAACTGAGCAATGGATTTAAGAATGGCCAGAATGCAGCTGTGGTACACCGCTTTGAGTCATTTCCCGCAGGCTCTACTTTGATCTTCTACAAATATTGTGACCATGAAAACGCAGCCTTCAAAGATGTAGCCTTAGTCCTGACTGTCTTATTGGAGGAAGAGACACTTGGAACAAGTCTAGGCCTAAAGGAAGTTGAAGAAAAAGTAAGAGATTTTCTTAAAGTCAAGTTCACCAATTCTAACACACCCAACTCCTACAATCATATGGACCCAGACAAACTGAATGGCCTCTGGAGCCGTATTTCTCACTTAGTTCTGCCTGTGCAACCTGAAAATGCCCTGAAAAGGGGCATCTGCTTATAA
- the TOR1AIP1 gene encoding torsin-1A-interacting protein 1 isoform X13 has protein sequence MAGEGRRAEAVREGWGVYVTPRAPIREGRGRLAPQNGGSSDAPAYRTSLSRQGRREVRFSDEPPEVYGDFEPLVDKERSPVGKRTRLEEFRSDSAKEEVRESAYYLRSRQRRQPRPQEAEEMKTRRTTRLQQQHSQQPPLQPSPVMTRRGLRDSHSSEEDEPSSPTDLSQTISKKTVRSIQEAPESEDLVISLRRPPLRYPRSEATSVQQKVNFSEEDKTTRSSSQYIESFWQSSQSQNFTAHDKQPSVLSSGYQKTPQEWAPQTARMRTRMQNDSILKSELGNQSPSTSSQQVTGQPQNASFVKRNWWWLLPLIAALASGSFWFFSTPEVETTAVQEFQNQMNQLKNKYQGQDEKLWKRSQTFLEKHLNSSHPRSQPAILLLTAARDAEEALRCLSEQIADAYSSFHSVRAIRIDGTDKATQDSDTVKLEVDQELSNGFKNGQNAAVVHRFESFPAGSTLIFYKYCDHENAAFKDVALVLTVLLEEETLGTSLGLKEVEEKVRDFLKVKFTNSNTPNSYNHMDPDKLNGLWSRISHLVLPVQPENALKRGICL, from the exons ATGGCGGGCGAGGGACGGCGGGCGGAGGCGGTGCGGGAAGGATGGGGTGTGTACGTCACCCCCAGGGCCCCCATCCGAGAGGGAAGGGGCCGGCTCGCCCCTCAAAATGGCGGCAGCAGCGATGCGCCTGCGTACAGAACTTCTCTGTCGCGCCAGGGCCGGCGGGAAGTGAGGTTCTCGGACGAGCCGCCAGAAGTGTACGGCGACTTCGAGCCCCTGGTGGACAAAGAAAGGTCCCCGGTGGGAAAACGAACCCGGCTAGAAGAGTTCCGGTCCGATTCTGCGAAAGAGGAAGTGAGAGAAAGCGCGTACTACCTTCGGTCTAGGCAGCGGAGGCAGCCGCGACCCCAGGAAGCCGAGGAGATGAAGACGCGAAGGACTACCCGCCTTCAGCAGCAGCACTCACAGCAGCCTCCGCTACAGCCGTCTCCCGTTATGACCAGGAGAGGGCTGCGGGACTCTCATTCCTCTGAAG AGGATGAACCATCTTCCCCAACTGATTTAAGCCAAACGATCTCAAAGAAAACTGTCAGGAGCATACAAGAGGCTCCAG AGAGTGAAGATCTTGTAATCAGCTTACGTCGACCCCCTCTAAGATACCCAAGATCTG AAGCCACCAGTGTCCAACAGAAGGTCAATTTCTCTGAAGAAG ataaaacCACCAGATCATCTAGTCAATATATAGAATCATTTTGGCAGTCATCACAAA GTCAAAACTTCACAGCTCATGATAAGCAACCTTCAGTGCTGA GCTCAGGATATCAAAAAACTCCCCAGGAATGGGCCCCACAAACTGCAAGAATGAGGACCAGGATGCAAA ATGACAGCATTCTGAAATCAGAGCTTGGAAACCAGTCACCATCAACCTCCAGCCAAC aggTGACTGGACAACCCCAAAATGCATCTTTTGTCAAGAGGAACTGGTGGTGGCTACTTCCTCTGATAGCTGCTCTTGCCTCTGGGAGTTTTTGGTTCTTTAGTACTCCTGAGGTAGAAACCACTGCTGTTCAAGAGTTCCAGAACCAGATGAATCAACTTAAGAATAAGTACCAAGGTCAAGATGAGAAGCTGTGGAAAAGGAGCCAAACATTCCTGGAAAAACATCTTAATAGCTCCCATCCTCGGTCTCAGCCTGCTATCTTACTGCTCACTGCTGCCCGAGATGCTGAAGAAGCACTTAGGTGTCTGAGTGAACAAATTGCTGATGCCTATTCTTCTTTTCATAGTGTCCGTGCCATCCGGATTGATGGGACAGATAAAGCTACTCAAGACAGTGATACTGTCAAACTAGAGGTAGACCAAGAACTGAGCAATGGATTTAAGAATGGCCAGAATGCAGCTGTGGTACACCGCTTTGAGTCATTTCCCGCAGGCTCTACTTTGATCTTCTACAAATATTGTGACCATGAAAACGCAGCCTTCAAAGATGTAGCCTTAGTCCTGACTGTCTTATTGGAGGAAGAGACACTTGGAACAAGTCTAGGCCTAAAGGAAGTTGAAGAAAAAGTAAGAGATTTTCTTAAAGTCAAGTTCACCAATTCTAACACACCCAACTCCTACAATCATATGGACCCAGACAAACTGAATGGCCTCTGGAGCCGTATTTCTCACTTAGTTCTGCCTGTGCAACCTGAAAATGCCCTGAAAAGGGGCATCTGCTTATAA
- the TOR1AIP1 gene encoding torsin-1A-interacting protein 1 isoform X2, giving the protein MAGEGRRAEAVREGWGVYVTPRAPIREGRGRLAPQNGGSSDAPAYRTSLSRQGRREVRFSDEPPEVYGDFEPLVDKERSPVGKRTRLEEFRSDSAKEEVRESAYYLRSRQRRQPRPQEAEEMKTRRTTRLQQQHSQQPPLQPSPVMTRRGLRDSHSSEEDEPSSPTDLSQTISKKTVRSIQEAPESEDLVISLRRPPLRYPRSEMGFCHVTQADLKRLEATSVQQKVNFSEEGETEDDQDSSHSSVTTVKSRSRDSDESGDKTTRSSSQYIESFWQSSQSQNFTAHDKQPSVLSSGYQKTPQEWAPQTARMRTRMQTSSPGKSSIYGSFSDDDSILKSELGNQSPSTSSQQVTGQPQNASFVKRNWWWLLPLIAALASGSFWFFSTPEVETTAVQEFQNQMNQLKNKYQGQDEKLWKRSQTFLEKHLNSSHPRSQPAILLLTAARDAEEALRCLSEQIADAYSSFHSVRAIRIDGTDKATQDSDTVKLEVDQELSNGFKNGQNAAVVHRFESFPAGSTLIFYKYCDHENAAFKDVALVLTVLLEEETLGTSLGLKEVEEKVRDFLKVKFTNSNTPNSYNHMDPDKLNGLWSRISHLVLPVQPENALKRGICL; this is encoded by the exons ATGGCGGGCGAGGGACGGCGGGCGGAGGCGGTGCGGGAAGGATGGGGTGTGTACGTCACCCCCAGGGCCCCCATCCGAGAGGGAAGGGGCCGGCTCGCCCCTCAAAATGGCGGCAGCAGCGATGCGCCTGCGTACAGAACTTCTCTGTCGCGCCAGGGCCGGCGGGAAGTGAGGTTCTCGGACGAGCCGCCAGAAGTGTACGGCGACTTCGAGCCCCTGGTGGACAAAGAAAGGTCCCCGGTGGGAAAACGAACCCGGCTAGAAGAGTTCCGGTCCGATTCTGCGAAAGAGGAAGTGAGAGAAAGCGCGTACTACCTTCGGTCTAGGCAGCGGAGGCAGCCGCGACCCCAGGAAGCCGAGGAGATGAAGACGCGAAGGACTACCCGCCTTCAGCAGCAGCACTCACAGCAGCCTCCGCTACAGCCGTCTCCCGTTATGACCAGGAGAGGGCTGCGGGACTCTCATTCCTCTGAAG AGGATGAACCATCTTCCCCAACTGATTTAAGCCAAACGATCTCAAAGAAAACTGTCAGGAGCATACAAGAGGCTCCAG AGAGTGAAGATCTTGTAATCAGCTTACGTCGACCCCCTCTAAGATACCCAAGATCTG agatgggattttgccatgttacccaggctgatctcaaacgcTTGG AAGCCACCAGTGTCCAACAGAAGGTCAATTTCTCTGAAGAAG GAGAAACTGAAGATGATCAAGACAGCTCTCACAGCAGTGTCACTACTGTTAAGTCCAGATCCAGGGATTCTGATGAATCTGGAG ataaaacCACCAGATCATCTAGTCAATATATAGAATCATTTTGGCAGTCATCACAAA GTCAAAACTTCACAGCTCATGATAAGCAACCTTCAGTGCTGA GCTCAGGATATCAAAAAACTCCCCAGGAATGGGCCCCACAAACTGCAAGAATGAGGACCAGGATGCAAA catcttcaccaggcaAGAGTTCAATATATGGCAGTTTTTCAGATg ATGACAGCATTCTGAAATCAGAGCTTGGAAACCAGTCACCATCAACCTCCAGCCAAC aggTGACTGGACAACCCCAAAATGCATCTTTTGTCAAGAGGAACTGGTGGTGGCTACTTCCTCTGATAGCTGCTCTTGCCTCTGGGAGTTTTTGGTTCTTTAGTACTCCTGAGGTAGAAACCACTGCTGTTCAAGAGTTCCAGAACCAGATGAATCAACTTAAGAATAAGTACCAAGGTCAAGATGAGAAGCTGTGGAAAAGGAGCCAAACATTCCTGGAAAAACATCTTAATAGCTCCCATCCTCGGTCTCAGCCTGCTATCTTACTGCTCACTGCTGCCCGAGATGCTGAAGAAGCACTTAGGTGTCTGAGTGAACAAATTGCTGATGCCTATTCTTCTTTTCATAGTGTCCGTGCCATCCGGATTGATGGGACAGATAAAGCTACTCAAGACAGTGATACTGTCAAACTAGAGGTAGACCAAGAACTGAGCAATGGATTTAAGAATGGCCAGAATGCAGCTGTGGTACACCGCTTTGAGTCATTTCCCGCAGGCTCTACTTTGATCTTCTACAAATATTGTGACCATGAAAACGCAGCCTTCAAAGATGTAGCCTTAGTCCTGACTGTCTTATTGGAGGAAGAGACACTTGGAACAAGTCTAGGCCTAAAGGAAGTTGAAGAAAAAGTAAGAGATTTTCTTAAAGTCAAGTTCACCAATTCTAACACACCCAACTCCTACAATCATATGGACCCAGACAAACTGAATGGCCTCTGGAGCCGTATTTCTCACTTAGTTCTGCCTGTGCAACCTGAAAATGCCCTGAAAAGGGGCATCTGCTTATAA
- the TOR1AIP1 gene encoding torsin-1A-interacting protein 1 isoform X6 encodes MAGEGRRAEAVREGWGVYVTPRAPIREGRGRLAPQNGGSSDAPAYRTSLSRQGRREVRFSDEPPEVYGDFEPLVDKERSPVGKRTRLEEFRSDSAKEEVRESAYYLRSRQRRQPRPQEAEEMKTRRTTRLQQQHSQQPPLQPSPVMTRRGLRDSHSSEEDEPSSPTDLSQTISKKTVRSIQEAPESEDLVISLRRPPLRYPRSEMGFCHVTQADLKRLEATSVQQKVNFSEEGETEDDQDSSHSSVTTVKSRSRDSDESGDKTTRSSSQYIESFWQSSQSQNFTAHDKQPSVLSSGYQKTPQEWAPQTARMRTRMQNDSILKSELGNQSPSTSSQQVTGQPQNASFVKRNWWWLLPLIAALASGSFWFFSTPEVETTAVQEFQNQMNQLKNKYQGQDEKLWKRSQTFLEKHLNSSHPRSQPAILLLTAARDAEEALRCLSEQIADAYSSFHSVRAIRIDGTDKATQDSDTVKLEVDQELSNGFKNGQNAAVVHRFESFPAGSTLIFYKYCDHENAAFKDVALVLTVLLEEETLGTSLGLKEVEEKVRDFLKVKFTNSNTPNSYNHMDPDKLNGLWSRISHLVLPVQPENALKRGICL; translated from the exons ATGGCGGGCGAGGGACGGCGGGCGGAGGCGGTGCGGGAAGGATGGGGTGTGTACGTCACCCCCAGGGCCCCCATCCGAGAGGGAAGGGGCCGGCTCGCCCCTCAAAATGGCGGCAGCAGCGATGCGCCTGCGTACAGAACTTCTCTGTCGCGCCAGGGCCGGCGGGAAGTGAGGTTCTCGGACGAGCCGCCAGAAGTGTACGGCGACTTCGAGCCCCTGGTGGACAAAGAAAGGTCCCCGGTGGGAAAACGAACCCGGCTAGAAGAGTTCCGGTCCGATTCTGCGAAAGAGGAAGTGAGAGAAAGCGCGTACTACCTTCGGTCTAGGCAGCGGAGGCAGCCGCGACCCCAGGAAGCCGAGGAGATGAAGACGCGAAGGACTACCCGCCTTCAGCAGCAGCACTCACAGCAGCCTCCGCTACAGCCGTCTCCCGTTATGACCAGGAGAGGGCTGCGGGACTCTCATTCCTCTGAAG AGGATGAACCATCTTCCCCAACTGATTTAAGCCAAACGATCTCAAAGAAAACTGTCAGGAGCATACAAGAGGCTCCAG AGAGTGAAGATCTTGTAATCAGCTTACGTCGACCCCCTCTAAGATACCCAAGATCTG agatgggattttgccatgttacccaggctgatctcaaacgcTTGG AAGCCACCAGTGTCCAACAGAAGGTCAATTTCTCTGAAGAAG GAGAAACTGAAGATGATCAAGACAGCTCTCACAGCAGTGTCACTACTGTTAAGTCCAGATCCAGGGATTCTGATGAATCTGGAG ataaaacCACCAGATCATCTAGTCAATATATAGAATCATTTTGGCAGTCATCACAAA GTCAAAACTTCACAGCTCATGATAAGCAACCTTCAGTGCTGA GCTCAGGATATCAAAAAACTCCCCAGGAATGGGCCCCACAAACTGCAAGAATGAGGACCAGGATGCAAA ATGACAGCATTCTGAAATCAGAGCTTGGAAACCAGTCACCATCAACCTCCAGCCAAC aggTGACTGGACAACCCCAAAATGCATCTTTTGTCAAGAGGAACTGGTGGTGGCTACTTCCTCTGATAGCTGCTCTTGCCTCTGGGAGTTTTTGGTTCTTTAGTACTCCTGAGGTAGAAACCACTGCTGTTCAAGAGTTCCAGAACCAGATGAATCAACTTAAGAATAAGTACCAAGGTCAAGATGAGAAGCTGTGGAAAAGGAGCCAAACATTCCTGGAAAAACATCTTAATAGCTCCCATCCTCGGTCTCAGCCTGCTATCTTACTGCTCACTGCTGCCCGAGATGCTGAAGAAGCACTTAGGTGTCTGAGTGAACAAATTGCTGATGCCTATTCTTCTTTTCATAGTGTCCGTGCCATCCGGATTGATGGGACAGATAAAGCTACTCAAGACAGTGATACTGTCAAACTAGAGGTAGACCAAGAACTGAGCAATGGATTTAAGAATGGCCAGAATGCAGCTGTGGTACACCGCTTTGAGTCATTTCCCGCAGGCTCTACTTTGATCTTCTACAAATATTGTGACCATGAAAACGCAGCCTTCAAAGATGTAGCCTTAGTCCTGACTGTCTTATTGGAGGAAGAGACACTTGGAACAAGTCTAGGCCTAAAGGAAGTTGAAGAAAAAGTAAGAGATTTTCTTAAAGTCAAGTTCACCAATTCTAACACACCCAACTCCTACAATCATATGGACCCAGACAAACTGAATGGCCTCTGGAGCCGTATTTCTCACTTAGTTCTGCCTGTGCAACCTGAAAATGCCCTGAAAAGGGGCATCTGCTTATAA